The region GCGTGCCGTTCGTCCTCATCAACGGCTTCTCCGACAAGGTGCAGGCCCCCTTCGTCTCCCCCGACGACCGGGCCGCGGTGGACCTCGCGGTCACCCATCTCAGCGCGCTCGGCCACCGGCGGATCGGGCTGGCCCTCGGCCCCAAGCGCTTCGTGCCCGTGCAGCGCAAGATCGAGGGCTTTGTGCGCGCCATGCAGGAGCGGCTGCAGCTCGGCCCGGCCGAGGCGGAGCCGTTCATCCAGCACTCCCTCTACACACTGGAGGGCGGCCAGGCCGCGGCGAGCGCGCTGATCGAGCGGGGCGCCACGGCCATCGTCTGCGCCAGCGACATGATGGCGCTCGGTGCGATCCGGGCGGCCAGGCAGCGCGGGCTCGACGTCCCGCGCGAGATCTCCGTGGTCGGCTTCGACGACTCCCCGCTCATCGCCTTCACCGACCCGCCGCTGACCACGATCCGGCAGCCGGTCACGGCCATGGGACAGGCGGCGGTACGTGCGCTGCTGGAAGAGGTCGGCGGCACCCCGGCCCCGCACAGCGAGTTCGTCTTCCACCCCGAGCTGGTGGTGCGCGGCTCGACCGCCTCGGCCCCGAAGCCGGCCAGGATCCCCAAGCCGCCGCGGGCTCCCTGAGGGCTCGATCCCCCAGAAGTACGGGGGTCTTACGTCCCCCGTAAGACCGATATGAGGCATCGAATACCCGACCGAAGGATGATCGACGGTACGCCCCTTTCTGGCAGACTGTCTGCCTATGGGTGATGCGAATACGAGGACTTTGGACGGCCTGCCGACCACCCCGCCACCCAAGGGGGAACGCGCGGACCACCCGGTCGCCGAGAAGCGGATGGCCCGTCTGCGTGCCCCTCGCACACCCCGGCTCTGGTTCGAGATCCTGCTGATCGCGGTCAGCTACTGGACGTACTCGATGATCCGCAACGCGGTGCCCGAGCAGAAGGCCGAAGCCCTGCGGAACGCCGACTGGATCTGGCAGGCCGAGCACTCGCTCGGCATCGCCGTCGAGCACACCGTCAACCACGCCGTGGACTCCGTGACATGGCTGATCGTCACGATGAACTACTACTACGCGACACTGCACTTCATCGTGACCATCGGCGTGCTGGTCTGGCTCTACCGCTGGCACCCGGGCCGCTACGCCGCGGCGCGGCTGGCGCTGTTCGCCACCACCGGCGTGGCGTTGCTCGGCTACTACTTCTTCCCGCTGGCACCGCCCCGGCTGATGACGGGCGGCGGCTTCGTGGACACCCTCATCGACCACGGGACGTGGGGCTCGATGGCGTCCGGCAATCTCGCCTCGATGTCCAACCAGTACGCCGCGATGCCGTCGATGCACATCGGCTGGTCCCTGTGGTGCGGCATCACCATCGCCCTACTGGCGAAGCCGCTGTGGGCCAGGGCCCTGGGACTGCTCTACCCCGCCACGACCCTCCTCGTCATCGTCTCCACCGCCAACCACTTCTGGCTCGACGCACTGGGCGGCGTCGCCTGCCTGAGCGTGGGCTTCGCGCTGGCGTCGCTCTGGTACGGGTCGCTTCCGCATCGCTTGGCGAAGGTGGCTGTCGCCTAGGCTTCCCACGTTTTTGGCTTTTGCGCCGTGGTGGTTGCTCGCCGTTTGTCGCCCGCTAACGCGGTGCCCGGCCGCTGCGCTTTGCCTCGCCTCGTTTTTGGCTGTCCCGTCATTGCGCCTGCGGCGGCCGGGGTCCGCTGCGCGGGGCTGTGGGTGCGGTGACGGACCTCCGGGGCAGGGGTGTGGAGTGAGTGAAGGCCGGTGGGGGCGGGCCGTCGCTGTGGCCGTTCTGGCCCTTGCCGGTCGTACCGGGGGACGCGTTTCTGTGTGATCACGAGGCGCACCGGACCACCTACCTGCACCCCCACCAACGTTTCCCCCTCCCACCCACGGGAGGGGACGGGTCG is a window of Streptomyces caniferus DNA encoding:
- a CDS encoding LacI family DNA-binding transcriptional regulator, yielding MTARLSDIAAQAGVSEATVSRVLNGKPGVSATTRQSVLAALDVLGYERPVRLRQRSAGLVGLITPELENPIFPAFAQVIGQALTRQGYTPVLATQTPGGSTEDELTEMLVDRGVAGIIFVSGLHADTSADMQRYEQLRGQGVPFVLINGFSDKVQAPFVSPDDRAAVDLAVTHLSALGHRRIGLALGPKRFVPVQRKIEGFVRAMQERLQLGPAEAEPFIQHSLYTLEGGQAAASALIERGATAIVCASDMMALGAIRAARQRGLDVPREISVVGFDDSPLIAFTDPPLTTIRQPVTAMGQAAVRALLEEVGGTPAPHSEFVFHPELVVRGSTASAPKPARIPKPPRAP
- a CDS encoding phosphatase PAP2 family protein, translating into MGDANTRTLDGLPTTPPPKGERADHPVAEKRMARLRAPRTPRLWFEILLIAVSYWTYSMIRNAVPEQKAEALRNADWIWQAEHSLGIAVEHTVNHAVDSVTWLIVTMNYYYATLHFIVTIGVLVWLYRWHPGRYAAARLALFATTGVALLGYYFFPLAPPRLMTGGGFVDTLIDHGTWGSMASGNLASMSNQYAAMPSMHIGWSLWCGITIALLAKPLWARALGLLYPATTLLVIVSTANHFWLDALGGVACLSVGFALASLWYGSLPHRLAKVAVA